From a region of the Salvelinus sp. IW2-2015 unplaced genomic scaffold, ASM291031v2 Un_scaffold1633, whole genome shotgun sequence genome:
- the LOC112071533 gene encoding GTPase IMAP family member 9: MBRPGFTTAPHPPDVRIVLLGKTGVGKSATGNTILGQDVFHSALGFSSITMKCQERTVLIGQKRVSVVDTPDFFYATHTQEGLSSEIERCIHLSDPGPHAFIFVLTLDTFTEQETDVVTAFEKCFGEVASRYTIIVFTHGDELNNRTIEELVKNNVKLSELIEERGWRYHVLNNKDRANRNQVTELLEKILFMMYVNDGRCYTHDMLQEAQRKARELTELMKEESLREEERKRQEHQRLLEKVGRETEERVWREMEERVGRETEGRVGRETDEEVKRKSERENMAREEGETRGEESETENGEEMILLGSRHNTLDWFKRHQAFILMCFAVLIIMVAIIFRILC; the protein is encoded by the coding sequence ATGRACAGACCTGGATTCACTACAGCCCCTCATCCTCCTGATGTCAGGATTGTGCTGCTGGGTAAAACTGGAGTGGGGAAGAGTGCAACAGGAAACACCATTCTGGGTCAAGACGTGTTTCACTCAGCTTTGGGCTTTTCCTCAATTACCATGAAATGTCAAGAGAGAACTGTTCTCATTGGACAGAAAAGAGTCAGTGTGGTTGACACTCCAGACTTCTtctatgcaacacacacacaggagggttTGAgttcagagatagagagatgtatCCACCTGTCTGACCCTGGACCCCATGCATTTATCTTTGTTCTAACTCTTGATACTTTCACTGAGCAGGAGACAGATGTAGTCACTGCAtttgagaaatgttttggtgaAGTAGCTTCAAGATACACAATCATTGTCTTTACTCATGGAGACGAGCTGAACAACAGAACAATAGAGGAATTAGTAAAGAACAATGTTAAGTTGTCTGAGCTCATTGAAGAGCGTGGTTGGAGATATCACGTCCTTAACAACAAAGACAGAGCCAATAGAAACCAGGTGACCGAGCTGCTGGAAAAGATTCTCTTCATGATGTATGTGAATGACGGTAGATGTTACACACATGACATGCTGCAGGAGGCACAAAGAAAGGCAAGAGAACTGACTGAGTTGATGAAAGAGGAGAGTctcagggaggaagagaggaaaagacaagAACACCAGAGATTGTTGGAGAaggtgggaagagagacagaggagagagtatggagagagatggaggagagagtagggagagagacggagggcagagtagggagagagacggaTGAGGAAGTTAAAAGAAAGAGTGAAAGGGAAAACATGGCAAGAGAAGAAGGGGAAACGAGGGGAGAGGAATCAGAGACAGAAAATGGGGAAGAAATGATATTGCTTGGCTCTCGACATAACACACTAGATTGGTTTAAAAGGCATCAGGcatttattttgatgtgttttgCTGTGCTAATTATCATGGTTGCCATTATATTTAGAATTttgtgttaa